A single region of the Nocardioides sp. W7 genome encodes:
- the rph gene encoding ribonuclease PH yields the protein MTRADGRADDELRQIKITRNWLDHAAGSVLVEFGRTRVLCAASASEGVPRWRKGSGLGWVTAEYAMLPASTNTRSDRESVKGRIGGRTHEISRLIGRSLRAVIDYKALGENTIQLDCDVLQADGGTRTAAITGAYVALADAVAHLRSTGALKGEPLVGSVAAVSVGIIDGTPRLDLPYEEDVRAETDMNIVMTGDGKFIEVQGTAEGAAFDRRELDALLALGEKGCADLTRIQRESLA from the coding sequence ATGACACGTGCCGACGGTCGCGCCGACGACGAGCTCCGCCAGATCAAGATCACCCGCAACTGGCTCGACCACGCCGCCGGCTCGGTGCTCGTGGAGTTCGGCCGCACCCGCGTGCTGTGTGCCGCGTCCGCCTCCGAGGGCGTGCCGCGCTGGCGCAAGGGCTCGGGCCTGGGCTGGGTGACGGCCGAGTACGCCATGCTCCCGGCCTCGACCAACACCCGCTCCGACCGCGAGTCGGTCAAGGGCCGGATCGGCGGACGCACCCACGAGATCAGCCGGCTGATCGGCCGCTCGCTGCGCGCGGTCATCGACTACAAGGCGCTCGGCGAGAACACCATCCAGCTCGACTGCGACGTCCTGCAGGCCGACGGTGGCACCCGCACGGCGGCGATCACGGGCGCGTACGTCGCCCTCGCCGACGCGGTCGCCCACCTGCGCTCGACCGGCGCGCTGAAGGGCGAGCCGCTGGTCGGCTCGGTCGCGGCGGTCAGCGTCGGCATCATCGACGGCACCCCCCGCCTCGACCTGCCCTACGAGGAGGACGTGCGCGCGGAGACCGACATGAACATCGTGATGACCGGGGACGGCAAGTTCATCGAGGTGCAGGGCACCGCCGAGGGCGCGGCCTTCGACCGCCGCGAGCTCGACGCGCTGCTCGCGCTGGGCGAGAAGGGCTGCGCCGACCTGACCCGGATCCAGCGGGAGTCCCTGGCGTGA
- a CDS encoding ABC transporter permease, protein MSTVAPGYIDFSGTEKVPLSRLVKVELRKALDTRAGLWFTVAIVGLVLAVLVIYALVAPEGDKDYGDFLSVAGGVLGYFLPILIIMLVTSEASQRNGLVTFTLEPRRPRVVAAKFLAGLCLGVAVMLIAVVVAVFGTLLGAATGGTPEWSVDGNLLFNGFVLANIIGIFIGFAIAMLLMNTPAAIVGYFAYSLILPIAVGILGALSEGFEKVAPWIEFNTAQMPLFSGDYTPTGEEWAQIAVTGTIWLILPLVLGILRLLRIEFK, encoded by the coding sequence ATGAGCACCGTCGCTCCGGGCTACATCGACTTCTCGGGCACCGAGAAGGTCCCGCTCTCCCGCCTGGTCAAGGTCGAGCTCCGCAAGGCGCTCGACACCCGGGCCGGCCTCTGGTTCACGGTCGCGATCGTCGGCCTGGTGCTCGCGGTCCTGGTGATCTACGCGTTGGTCGCCCCCGAGGGCGACAAGGACTACGGGGACTTCCTGAGTGTCGCCGGCGGCGTGCTCGGCTACTTCCTGCCGATCCTGATCATCATGCTCGTCACCAGCGAGGCCAGCCAGCGCAACGGGCTGGTGACCTTCACCCTCGAGCCCCGGCGGCCCCGCGTCGTCGCGGCGAAGTTCCTGGCGGGCCTGTGCCTCGGCGTGGCCGTCATGCTGATCGCCGTCGTGGTCGCCGTCTTCGGCACCCTGCTGGGCGCGGCGACCGGCGGGACCCCGGAGTGGTCGGTCGACGGCAACCTGCTGTTCAACGGCTTCGTGCTTGCCAACATCATCGGGATCTTCATCGGCTTCGCGATCGCCATGCTGCTGATGAACACGCCGGCCGCGATCGTCGGCTACTTCGCGTACAGCCTGATTCTGCCGATCGCGGTCGGCATCCTCGGCGCCCTCAGCGAGGGCTTCGAGAAGGTCGCGCCCTGGATCGAGTTCAACACCGCCCAGATGCCGCTCTTCAGCGGCGACTACACGCCGACCGGCGAGGAGTGGGCGCAGATCGCCGTCACCGGCACGATCTGGCTGATCCTCCCGCTCGTGCTCGGCATCCTCCGGCTGCTGCGGATCGAGTTCAAGTAG
- a CDS encoding NAD-glutamate dehydrogenase: MSTATHVVDKSELLERAAALARSGTGSGGPPHDQVAELLRAYYRHVAPEDLTDRSEVDVYGAFASHYGLASRRPQGTAQVRVLTPTLGDQGWSANGHSVVEVVIDDMPFLVDSLTMELSRQLRDVHVVVHPHFDVERDITGELQAVHVIDDGSLDPHEGTVRESWMHVEIGRVPEGEDLDAMVDQIHLVLRDVREATEDWPRTRGRMLEIVEELGAAGPAGLDPEEVRQARELLTWLTDDHFTFLGYREYQLTADDHLQGVPGTGLGILRNDPDLTTSTRLPDKVRDKAREATLLVLAKANSRATVHRPAYLDYVGVKTFDEAGVVTGERRFLGLLSSTAYAESLTRIPLLRERAADVLRRSGYDPRSYAGRALMDTLESYPRDELFHTPVEELAPMAEAAMHARERRAVRAIIRRDIYGRYVSVLVYLPRDRYNTGVREKFSRILEDRLGAASVEFTVRINESTTARVHFVVHLHQGADLPDIDTADLERRLTDASRSWHDDFLGAVIAEYGEAAGSILGRRYVDAWPEAYKEDFAPRTASVDLGRLEGIQGEEGIDLSLYQPLDAGRGEARLKVYRVGEPLSLSAVLPMLSSMGVEVVDERPYELAGSPDEKGGRRSFVYEFGLRYGQHLRPEARELFQDALRAVWDGFNETDGFNTLVLGAGLTWRQATVLRAYAKYMRQGGSPFALDSIEGALAANVDITRLLVRLFEARFDPAVADREAAEDDLVARIGAALDDVASLDHDRILRSYLTHVRATLRTNYFQRVDGRPKPYISFKLEPSAIPDLPHPRPKFEIFVYSPRVEGVHLRFGSVARGGLRWSDRRDDFRTEVLGLVKAQMVKNTVIVPVGAKGGFYAKNLPDPAVDRDAWLAEGVGCYRTFICGLLDITDNLAEGQTVPPADVVRHDGDDSYLVVAADKGTATFSDIANGVAGDYGFWLGDAFASGGSVGYDHKAMGITARGAWVSVQRHFRERGIDCQVEDFTAVGIGDMSGDVFGNGLLCSEHTRLVAAFDHRDIFLDPAPDAATSYAERKRLFELSRSSWKDYDTALISEGGGVYPRSAKKVRITPQVRESLGIAAGVESMTPAELMRAILTAPVDLLWNGGIGTYVKGAAETHADAGDKANDPIRVDGGELRAACVGEGGNLGFTQAGRIEYAGAGGRINTDFIDNSAGVDTSDHEVNLKILLDRVVRDGDLTTKQRNVLLAEMTDEVAALVLADNYDQNLALANALDHAPSLLHVHEDVMRKLETDGVLDREIEGLPSSKEVRRRLDRGEGLTAPELAVLLAWTKIVLADQLLASDLPDDPYLDLDLRAYFPGPVREGFAAQVSAHPLRREIIVTQVVNDLVNGAGMTFWPRLGGETGADAAELTRANFVAREIFGSLPLRQELASHDNRLDAGVQTRMRLEMRTLVERASRWLVTNRRPPLDSQATVDQFRGLVQAGMAALPDLMTGRELDAYAARRDRLVEKDVPEDLASRVAVLPPAYMLLGIVENAQREDLDPRDVARVHFALGERLGLPALVQRILALPREDRWQTMARAALRDDLHAVHSQLTAQVLRATPADELAPGRIASWEDGDAVTVARAASTLDEICADDQADLARMSVGLRVVRGLLSG, translated from the coding sequence GTGTCAACGGCGACGCACGTGGTGGACAAGTCCGAGCTCCTCGAGAGGGCGGCTGCGCTCGCGCGGTCCGGGACCGGGTCGGGAGGTCCGCCCCATGATCAGGTGGCCGAGCTGTTGCGGGCCTACTACCGCCACGTGGCCCCCGAGGACCTCACCGACCGCTCCGAGGTGGACGTGTACGGCGCGTTCGCGTCGCACTACGGGCTCGCTAGCCGGCGGCCGCAGGGGACGGCCCAGGTGCGGGTACTCACGCCCACCCTGGGCGACCAGGGTTGGTCGGCGAACGGCCACTCGGTGGTGGAGGTCGTCATCGACGACATGCCGTTCCTGGTCGACTCGCTCACGATGGAGCTCTCCCGACAGCTGCGGGACGTGCACGTGGTGGTGCACCCGCACTTCGACGTCGAGCGCGACATCACCGGCGAGCTGCAGGCCGTCCACGTCATCGACGACGGGTCGCTCGACCCGCACGAGGGCACGGTCCGCGAGTCCTGGATGCACGTGGAGATCGGCCGGGTGCCCGAGGGCGAGGACCTCGACGCGATGGTCGACCAGATCCACCTGGTGCTGCGCGACGTCCGGGAGGCCACCGAGGACTGGCCGCGCACTCGGGGCCGGATGCTCGAGATCGTCGAGGAGCTCGGAGCCGCCGGCCCGGCGGGGCTCGACCCCGAGGAGGTCCGCCAGGCGCGCGAGCTGCTGACCTGGCTGACCGACGACCACTTCACCTTCCTCGGCTACCGCGAGTACCAGCTCACCGCCGACGACCACCTGCAGGGTGTCCCGGGCACCGGCCTCGGGATCCTGCGCAACGACCCCGACCTCACCACGAGCACCCGGCTGCCCGACAAGGTCCGCGACAAGGCTCGCGAGGCCACCCTGCTGGTGCTGGCGAAGGCCAACTCCCGGGCGACCGTGCACCGCCCGGCGTACCTCGACTACGTCGGGGTGAAGACGTTCGACGAGGCCGGCGTCGTCACGGGGGAGCGGCGCTTCCTCGGCCTGCTGTCGAGCACCGCGTACGCCGAGTCGCTCACCCGCATCCCCCTGCTCCGCGAGCGGGCGGCCGACGTACTGCGCCGCAGCGGCTACGACCCGCGCAGCTACGCCGGCCGGGCCCTGATGGACACCCTGGAGAGCTATCCGCGCGACGAGCTGTTCCACACCCCGGTGGAGGAGCTCGCGCCGATGGCCGAGGCGGCGATGCACGCCCGGGAGCGCCGGGCGGTGCGCGCGATCATCCGGCGCGACATCTACGGGCGCTACGTCTCGGTGCTCGTCTACCTGCCCCGCGACCGCTACAACACGGGCGTCCGGGAGAAGTTCTCCCGGATCCTCGAGGACCGGCTGGGCGCTGCGTCGGTGGAGTTCACCGTGCGGATCAACGAGTCCACGACCGCGCGGGTCCACTTCGTCGTCCACCTGCACCAGGGCGCCGACCTGCCCGACATCGACACCGCCGACCTGGAGCGCCGACTCACCGACGCGTCCCGCTCGTGGCACGACGACTTCCTCGGCGCCGTGATCGCCGAGTACGGCGAGGCGGCCGGGTCGATCCTCGGGCGGCGGTACGTCGACGCGTGGCCGGAGGCGTACAAGGAGGACTTCGCGCCGCGCACCGCGTCGGTCGACCTCGGCCGGCTGGAGGGGATCCAGGGTGAGGAGGGCATCGACCTCTCGCTCTACCAGCCGCTGGACGCCGGCCGCGGCGAGGCCCGGCTGAAGGTCTACCGGGTCGGGGAGCCGCTGTCGTTGTCGGCCGTGCTGCCGATGCTCTCGTCGATGGGCGTGGAGGTCGTCGACGAGCGGCCCTACGAGCTGGCCGGCTCCCCCGACGAGAAGGGGGGACGCCGCTCGTTCGTCTACGAGTTCGGGCTGCGGTACGGGCAGCACCTGCGGCCGGAGGCGCGCGAGCTGTTCCAGGACGCCCTGCGCGCGGTGTGGGACGGCTTCAACGAGACCGACGGCTTCAACACGCTGGTGCTGGGCGCCGGGCTGACCTGGCGGCAGGCGACCGTGCTGCGGGCCTACGCGAAGTACATGCGCCAGGGCGGCTCGCCGTTCGCGCTGGACTCGATCGAGGGGGCGCTGGCGGCGAACGTCGACATCACCCGGCTGCTGGTGCGGCTCTTCGAGGCCCGCTTCGACCCGGCGGTCGCCGACCGGGAGGCCGCCGAGGACGACCTGGTCGCCCGGATCGGTGCCGCGCTCGACGACGTCGCCAGCCTCGACCACGACCGGATCCTGCGCTCGTACCTCACCCACGTGCGCGCGACCCTGCGCACGAACTACTTCCAGCGCGTCGACGGTCGGCCGAAGCCGTACATCAGCTTCAAGCTGGAGCCCTCGGCGATCCCGGACCTGCCGCACCCGCGGCCGAAGTTCGAGATCTTCGTCTACAGCCCGCGGGTCGAGGGCGTGCACCTGCGCTTCGGTTCCGTCGCCCGGGGCGGGCTGCGCTGGTCCGACCGGCGCGACGACTTCCGCACCGAGGTGCTCGGCCTGGTCAAGGCGCAGATGGTGAAGAACACCGTGATCGTGCCGGTCGGTGCCAAGGGCGGCTTCTACGCCAAGAACCTGCCCGACCCGGCGGTCGACCGGGACGCCTGGCTGGCGGAGGGCGTCGGCTGCTACCGCACGTTCATCTGCGGCCTGCTCGACATCACCGACAACCTGGCCGAGGGCCAGACGGTGCCGCCGGCGGACGTCGTACGCCACGACGGCGACGACTCCTACCTGGTCGTCGCAGCCGACAAGGGCACCGCGACGTTCTCCGACATCGCCAACGGCGTCGCGGGCGACTACGGCTTCTGGCTGGGCGACGCCTTCGCCAGCGGCGGCTCGGTCGGCTACGACCACAAGGCGATGGGCATCACCGCCCGGGGTGCCTGGGTCTCGGTGCAGCGACACTTCCGCGAGCGCGGGATCGACTGCCAGGTCGAGGACTTCACCGCGGTCGGCATCGGCGACATGTCCGGCGACGTCTTCGGCAACGGGCTGCTCTGCTCCGAGCACACCCGACTGGTGGCCGCGTTCGACCACCGCGACATCTTCCTCGACCCCGCCCCCGACGCGGCGACGTCGTACGCCGAGCGCAAGCGGCTCTTCGAGCTGTCCCGGTCCAGCTGGAAGGACTACGACACGGCGCTGATCTCGGAGGGCGGCGGCGTCTACCCCCGCTCGGCCAAGAAGGTCAGGATCACTCCGCAGGTCCGCGAATCGCTCGGGATCGCGGCCGGCGTCGAGTCGATGACGCCGGCGGAGCTGATGCGGGCGATCCTCACCGCGCCGGTCGACCTGCTGTGGAACGGCGGCATCGGCACCTACGTCAAGGGCGCCGCCGAGACCCACGCCGACGCCGGCGACAAGGCCAACGACCCGATCCGGGTCGACGGTGGCGAGCTGCGCGCGGCCTGCGTGGGCGAGGGCGGCAACCTGGGCTTCACCCAGGCCGGCCGGATCGAGTACGCCGGCGCGGGCGGACGGATCAACACCGACTTCATCGACAACTCCGCGGGCGTCGACACCTCCGACCACGAGGTGAACCTGAAGATCCTGCTCGACCGGGTGGTCCGCGACGGCGACCTGACGACCAAGCAGCGCAACGTCCTGCTGGCCGAGATGACCGACGAAGTGGCCGCGCTGGTGCTGGCCGACAACTACGACCAGAACCTCGCGCTCGCCAACGCCCTCGACCACGCCCCGTCGCTGCTGCACGTGCACGAGGACGTGATGCGCAAGCTCGAGACCGACGGGGTGCTGGACCGCGAGATCGAGGGGCTGCCGTCCAGCAAGGAGGTACGCCGCCGCCTCGACCGCGGCGAGGGCCTCACGGCTCCGGAGCTGGCGGTGCTGCTGGCCTGGACCAAGATCGTGCTGGCCGACCAGCTGCTGGCCTCGGACCTGCCCGACGACCCGTACCTCGACCTGGACCTGCGCGCCTACTTCCCGGGTCCGGTCCGCGAGGGCTTCGCGGCCCAGGTCTCCGCGCACCCCCTGCGCCGCGAGATCATCGTCACCCAGGTCGTCAACGACCTCGTCAACGGCGCCGGCATGACCTTCTGGCCGCGGCTGGGTGGCGAGACCGGTGCGGACGCGGCCGAGCTGACCCGGGCCAACTTCGTGGCCCGCGAGATCTTCGGCTCGCTGCCGCTGCGCCAGGAGCTCGCGAGCCACGACAACCGCCTCGACGCCGGGGTGCAGACCCGGATGCGCCTGGAGATGCGCACCCTGGTCGAGCGGGCGTCGCGGTGGCTGGTCACCAACCGGCGACCGCCGCTGGACAGCCAGGCGACCGTCGACCAGTTCCGGGGCCTGGTACAGGCCGGGATGGCCGCGCTGCCCGACCTGATGACCGGACGCGAGCTGGACGCCTACGCCGCCCGGCGTGACCGGCTGGTCGAGAAGGACGTCCCCGAGGACCTCGCGAGCCGGGTCGCGGTGCTGCCGCCGGCGTACATGCTGCTCGGCATCGTCGAGAACGCCCAGCGCGAGGATCTCGACCCGCGCGACGTGGCGCGGGTGCACTTCGCGCTGGGGGAGCGGCTCGGCCTGCCGGCGCTGGTGCAGCGGATCCTGGCCCTGCCGCGCGAGGACCGCTGGCAGACGATGGCGCGGGCCGCCCTGCGCGACGACCTGCACGCGGTGCACTCCCAGCTCACGGCCCAGGTGCTGCGCGCCACTCCGGCCGACGAGCTGGCACCGGGGCGGATCGCCAGCTGGGAGGACGGCGACGCCGTGACGGTCGCCCGCGCCGCGTCGACCCTGGACGAGATCTGCGCCGACGACCAGGCCGACCTGGCCCGGATGTCGGTGGGCCTGCGGGTCGTGCGCGGGCTGCTCTCGGGCTGA
- the rdgB gene encoding RdgB/HAM1 family non-canonical purine NTP pyrophosphatase: MTSPVVEPVEIFLASRNAKKLREMERILAEHLPDAKVVGLDDVTPYDEPVEDEPTFEGNALLKARAGFAATGLPSVADDSGLCVDALNGMPGVLSARWSGPPKDDARNNRLLLDQLADVPDERRGAHFVCAVAFVHAGGELVVHGRMDGTVVREVRGTGGFGYDVLFVADDRPGVTTAELSVEDKDAVSHRGKALRELAPLLAQQLGSAG, from the coding sequence GTGACCTCCCCGGTGGTCGAGCCCGTCGAGATCTTCCTCGCCTCCCGCAACGCCAAGAAGCTCCGCGAGATGGAGCGGATCCTCGCCGAGCACCTTCCCGACGCGAAGGTCGTGGGCCTCGACGACGTCACGCCGTACGACGAGCCGGTGGAGGACGAGCCGACCTTCGAGGGCAACGCGCTGCTGAAGGCGCGAGCCGGCTTCGCGGCGACCGGGCTGCCGTCGGTCGCCGACGACAGCGGGCTGTGCGTCGACGCGCTCAACGGGATGCCCGGCGTGCTGTCGGCCCGCTGGTCCGGCCCGCCCAAGGACGACGCGCGCAACAACCGGCTGCTGCTCGACCAGCTGGCCGACGTGCCGGACGAGCGCCGGGGCGCCCACTTCGTGTGTGCGGTGGCGTTCGTGCACGCCGGCGGCGAGCTGGTCGTGCACGGCCGGATGGACGGCACCGTCGTCCGCGAGGTCCGGGGGACCGGCGGGTTCGGCTACGACGTGCTGTTCGTCGCCGACGACCGTCCCGGGGTGACGACCGCCGAGCTGTCGGTCGAGGACAAGGACGCCGTCTCCCACCGCGGCAAGGCGCTCAGGGAGCTCGCACCTCTGCTGGCGCAGCAGCTCGGATCCGCCGGCTGA
- a CDS encoding ATP-binding cassette domain-containing protein: MINVEGLTRTYGAFTAVDDVSFVCQPGRVTGFLGPNGAGKTTTMRVMVGLTPATRGRVTIGGHLYTDIPNPGRHVGVLLDASAQHAGRTGREILTLGAQTMGLPKSRVDEMLALVSLTDSEARRRLRNYSLGMKQRLGIAHALLGDPSVLILDEPANGLDPAGIRWMRGLLKGYADRGGTVLLSSHLLHEVEIIADEMILIGRGKIVAQGNKQSLLAGSTTASTLVTSLANDQLARALQAKDLKVTAAGEGLRVEVAPVEVGRVAAEHQIVLTDLRSGEGGLEDLFLELTSDTQRETLPEGIPS; this comes from the coding sequence GTCGACGACGTGAGCTTCGTCTGCCAGCCCGGACGGGTCACCGGATTCCTCGGTCCCAACGGTGCCGGCAAGACGACCACCATGCGCGTCATGGTGGGGCTCACGCCCGCGACCCGAGGGCGGGTCACCATCGGTGGCCACCTCTACACCGACATCCCCAACCCCGGACGGCACGTCGGCGTGCTGCTCGATGCCTCCGCCCAGCACGCCGGCCGCACCGGTCGGGAGATCCTGACCCTCGGGGCCCAGACGATGGGGCTCCCGAAGTCGCGGGTCGACGAGATGCTCGCCCTGGTGTCGCTGACCGACTCCGAGGCCAGGCGTCGGCTCCGCAACTACAGCCTCGGCATGAAGCAGCGCCTCGGCATCGCCCACGCGCTGCTCGGCGACCCGTCGGTGCTGATCCTCGACGAGCCCGCCAACGGCCTCGACCCGGCCGGCATCCGCTGGATGCGCGGCCTGCTGAAGGGGTACGCCGACCGCGGCGGCACGGTGCTGCTCTCCAGTCACCTGCTGCACGAGGTCGAGATCATCGCTGACGAGATGATCCTGATCGGCCGCGGCAAGATCGTCGCCCAGGGCAACAAGCAGTCGCTGCTCGCGGGCAGCACCACGGCCTCGACCCTGGTGACGTCGCTGGCGAACGACCAGCTGGCCCGGGCGTTGCAGGCCAAGGACCTCAAGGTCACCGCGGCGGGTGAGGGTCTCCGGGTCGAGGTCGCCCCGGTCGAGGTCGGCCGCGTCGCGGCCGAGCACCAGATCGTCCTGACCGACCTGCGGTCCGGCGAGGGCGGTCTCGAGGACCTGTTCCTCGAGCTCACCTCCGACACCCAGCGCGAGACCCTGCCGGAAGGAATCCCGTCATGA
- a CDS encoding bile acid:sodium symporter family protein has protein sequence MDSALTTVGLPLALGIIMFGLGLSLTPDDFRRVGRHPRAVAVALACQLLLLPALCFGLVKLLDLDPLLAIGMMLLAASPGGTSANLFSHLFRGDVALNVTLTAINSVIAIVSLPIITNLAIEHWDQGETVDLQFGKVVEVFAVVLVPVALGMLVRARKPDFAHRMDRPVRTGSAVILAVLVLGILLDQRENVGDYIADVGLAAGLFCAASLVIGYVVPRAAGIREEQAIASSMEIGVHNGTLAIYVAVEVLDSTTISVPAAVYSVFMFVLAAAWGALISRRIRAAAPAEVRAP, from the coding sequence ATGGACTCCGCGCTCACGACGGTCGGCCTGCCCCTGGCCCTCGGCATCATCATGTTCGGTCTCGGGCTCTCCCTGACCCCCGACGACTTCCGCCGGGTGGGTCGGCACCCGCGCGCGGTCGCCGTCGCACTGGCCTGTCAGCTGCTGCTCCTGCCCGCACTCTGCTTCGGCCTGGTCAAGCTCCTGGACCTGGACCCGCTGCTCGCGATCGGCATGATGCTGCTGGCGGCCTCCCCCGGCGGCACCAGCGCCAACCTGTTCAGCCACCTGTTCCGCGGCGACGTCGCCCTCAACGTCACGCTGACCGCGATCAACTCGGTGATCGCGATCGTCTCGCTGCCGATCATCACCAACCTCGCCATCGAGCACTGGGACCAGGGCGAGACCGTCGACCTCCAGTTCGGCAAGGTCGTCGAGGTGTTCGCGGTGGTCCTCGTCCCGGTCGCCCTGGGCATGCTGGTGCGCGCCCGCAAGCCCGACTTCGCGCATCGGATGGACCGTCCGGTCCGCACCGGCTCGGCCGTGATCCTGGCCGTGCTCGTCCTCGGCATCCTGCTCGACCAGCGCGAGAACGTCGGCGACTACATCGCCGACGTCGGGCTCGCCGCCGGCCTGTTCTGCGCCGCGAGCCTGGTGATCGGGTACGTCGTCCCGCGCGCGGCCGGCATCCGCGAGGAGCAGGCGATCGCCTCGTCGATGGAGATCGGCGTGCACAACGGGACGCTCGCGATCTACGTGGCCGTCGAGGTGCTCGACAGCACGACGATCTCGGTCCCCGCGGCGGTCTACTCGGTCTTCATGTTCGTGCTGGCGGCCGCCTGGGGCGCCCTGATCAGCCGGCGGATCCGAGCTGCTGCGCCAGCAGAGGTGCGAGCTCCCTGA
- a CDS encoding lysophospholipid acyltransferase family protein, which produces MNRHFLLRRTFARAALRLTGWKTVGTVPSKGILVGAPHTSNWDWVLTMLLAWDNSVQIRLLVKHSFFKGPAGPFMRATGAVELDRANPGATIRTLLAESASDEAFLLGIAAEGTRSRGEYWKSGFYRISQQTGIPITLAFLDAPSKTVGWGPTFSPTGDVGADMDRIREFYADKTGIRPEGTTLPRLREEGRAAD; this is translated from the coding sequence GTGAACCGACACTTCCTCCTCCGTCGTACCTTCGCGCGAGCGGCCCTGCGCCTCACCGGATGGAAGACGGTCGGCACCGTGCCGAGCAAGGGCATCCTGGTCGGCGCCCCGCACACCTCGAACTGGGACTGGGTGCTCACCATGCTCCTGGCCTGGGACAACAGCGTGCAGATCCGGCTGCTGGTCAAGCACTCGTTCTTCAAGGGCCCCGCGGGTCCGTTCATGCGCGCCACCGGCGCCGTGGAGCTGGACCGGGCCAACCCGGGCGCCACGATCCGCACCCTGCTCGCCGAGTCCGCGTCCGACGAGGCGTTCCTGCTCGGGATCGCCGCCGAGGGCACCCGGAGCAGGGGGGAGTACTGGAAGTCCGGCTTCTACCGGATCTCCCAGCAGACGGGCATCCCGATCACCCTGGCCTTCCTCGACGCCCCGTCGAAGACCGTGGGCTGGGGCCCGACCTTCTCGCCCACCGGCGACGTCGGCGCCGACATGGACCGGATCCGCGAGTTCTACGCCGACAAGACCGGCATCAGGCCGGAGGGCACGACGCTCCCGCGGCTGCGCGAGGAAGGCCGCGCCGCAGACTGA